Within the Erigeron canadensis isolate Cc75 chromosome 6, C_canadensis_v1, whole genome shotgun sequence genome, the region TTAGTGTTTCAATGACACTTCTAAACCAAAATGTGATCATTATCTAAAAAGTCATAAAAGGGGCATTTTAAGCATCATGTGGCCTCATAATCATGAGCGTTatttattatcaatatcaaGTATATTTATCATCTTTCTCTCTTATTTGTCATGATGCACATTGATTCATTCTTAAGATATTAAATTCATAAATCAACTATTATATTTTATGGAtcttggtacaatgtaattttttaaaggtatatttgtaattgtgttcttacaaaatataaataaacaaaaaatatatacaaatgtcACCATCGTTGTCATACGCCTCTTCTTTGTAAGTATGTTACTTACGTTggaagcattagttttgagataaaatcttctattgataaagtaaaaatcttgagttattttgatttttaatagagtttaaaaagaaaagctgaaaaaaagtgttttatttgtttgagttaatgTATGATCATACATTGATAAATAATATAGATGTATGTGAAaatgatattttcttttcaaattattatataatagtaatcacaatagtcaggTGAAAATTTATGTAGATGTTAAATTGCATATCATTGATTTCGATGAACTTATTTTATGTTCTTTAATATAATGCAACCCCTCTTTTTGCAAATTTGCCAAAATTGCAAAGACCAATGTTCAAGTTCCCATAACTTGCACTCACaagaaattattttaagagttcaTATTTTCTAATTCTCATGTGagggtcaattttttttaaaaattttttccttcaaaaatgactctaataaatataacaagagatttttaaatttgcccccttaCAAAATAAGTTCTGGCTCCGTCCCTGCCTGCCAACAAGGCTCGTCAATTTCTGGAACTGTTGGCAATGGCTTGTCCGGTTGACTGCATCACTTTACAGTGTCGGCAGGGCAGAAGTGGATGGGGTGGGTCTGATGAGTAGACAAATCAAAAAGTAATGTGTTTAATCGAttcatatacataaaaaaaaaaaaattaaaataacatacGTGATTAAGCAAGTAAAATGATATGTCAGTTGGTTTGTTAGTATAAAAATGTTATGTGATGATGACGTAACAAAAcagatgaagaaaatgaagtgGGTATTATTGTTTAAAGTGGTGTAAAGCctagaataaaagaaaatacatttagATAATTCGATATGACCACTTCAAATGTTCGAAGGAGACTATGAAATATCATTGTCTTGAACCAGTCAATTCAAAATGATCAGTTATTGTTGGACGACCATCGGGTTTGTTTGACGttggtttttatatatgtaagttGTAACATGTATTATGGGGTTGAAACTTAGAGAccgtttgttgatgcacgttttGGTAAGGCATAACAATAACAAAGTCTTATGTCAAGGGTTGACCTTCTAGATTCCAACGACTTCGACAGTTGTATGTAGTTATGTCATTGTGTGTCTCTTACTTTGGACCGAAATAACTAGTATGGTCTCCGTGCGTTGCAGCGGATTCCATTGACAATGCGTTTGATGTCGTAATTACTGAAAGCAGTATAAGTGGGCAATCAATTAAACAAGATACCACGATAATAACGTAGCTTCAATAGCAGTCAACATTAACAACATATTTTATCCGTTTATAACAATTAATGCTTTAGACagttgtatattatatatatatatataggggaaagataatttgagaccaactaaaaaaagtccaaaaaaagaccattgattttcgtaagttacacaccaccatcatgatctactatgatatacaagacttttttgtaaaaacattaagactttcaagcgacgggcccacagaaaaattatgtgtaagttaacttacacatgtgtaagtaacttacacatgatttttctatggatccatcgctggaaagtcttagtgtttttacaaaaaagtcttgtatatcgtagtagatcatgatggtgtacaaaaatcaatggtcctaaaataagaggtggtctcaaattatctcacacttatatatatatatattggagatAGATAAAAACCGGTGTAGAGTTATCACCACCCTATATTTAAAGGATTACAAATACGATTTTCAAATTATACTTAATACCATATAACATGCAACAAAAGTTATTGATGTGAACATAAACTGATTTACTCATTTGTCCCTCCATCATCATCGGACCTTATAATTGGTAACGGTTGGCCCACAGATAAAGAAAGGCCAATTACTTAGTCAAAAGTCCGATAACCAAACTGATAAGTTAGATAACTAGATTTCAAAGATTAACAATTACTCAAGTCCGTCTTTTACGGAAGGATGGTTTTACCTTTACCGTGAAGAATTGTTTTAACTTTACCGAAGGTAACCAGACTGATTCCAAAGAACTTAGTCTTCCACCAAAATTCTATGAAATACGTACTTTAttatgaaattaaattaaatcaaaatgtTTGGTAAACTTAATTTTGGCATTCATATACTTGATGTGTTCTCTCGATAGTACATACAAAGTATACAACTAACCTTTGTTGCATTTGGCATAAGCTGTCTCAACTCACAGCAAATTACAGACCATCAAATGCAACAAAATGTAATCTAGGGGCGATGGGTTCTTCTAAATCTATTTTACCATAGGCGAACAACACTTGAAAGAAAACGTCAACCACAATACTAAGTCAAGATATAATAATGGAACCTCCAAATCATCAAACTGTCATCTTCGACAAGCATAAAATACGATGAGCTGCAAATTTTGGCATGTTGGAAACCCCTTGTCAAAACGGGCATACAGGATTGGCAAGCCAAACTAATGAACATTTACTGCAactaagaaaaattattttgacACGGGTACCGATATTGGCATGATTGGCAACCATTCCTCGCATTTTGGAATGGAATGGCGTAATAATTTGATGTGGCAAACATCAATAGGGTGAGAGTTACCAAATTTGACGTGGCAAACACCCATAGGGTGAGAGTGCCAACTTTTGACCTCATTGGTAGGGATGACAACGGGTGGAAAAAAACCCATTATCCGCGGATATCCATCCGTCATGGATGGTTAATTTCGATACATTTTACCCGTGGATGCTTAATGGGTATATTTGTGTACCCGTTTGTCGGTAGCGGATGGATAATGGATATACCATATCCGTCATGAATATATCCGTCCCGTGAACCCGTGATATCCATTAATGAGATCCGTGATATATTAATATGATAACCCGTCAAACCCGCacactatttttaattttatataaagtttatatacatatgtgaTAAATATTAGTAAACTTGTAAAAAACAATTTACATTTTCTGTTACAAGTTTTGTTCTGATCATCATGTTAGTCCATTAATTTTTGTTTCCAAAGTTCAATTCCTATTTACTTAACATTAGTTGACAgtacgtttttttttaatactataaTTGTTagtattagattttttttttgggttataTAGAATCCGTGGATCTACCCGTGAACTTGTATATCCGCGAATGATGAACATGGATTATATATTTAACCCGTTTGCGGATATCCGCGAATTGACTATTCAAGAAAAACCCGCGGGGATGGTAAGGGGAAAAAGATACCCGCACCCGTTACCCGTAGGTGCCATCCCTACTCATTGGCAGCCAACCTTCCACCCTAAAAGGGCACCCTTCTGCTGTTACCCAACTATCAAGATCAATATAATTTAATGCTCGTAAATGGCGCATTAGCTGCAATGACAAAAGATATATCGAGTTGCCTCAACCGGTAGATAACATTTAGCTAAGGTAACAGTGACCTCAAATCGGTAAAAAAAAAGACCCCAATCACATTTCCTATACTACATTGCCACGAGAACAAGCCACAGTTTCAGCTAGAATCATAATGCACTCAAATTAACTTGTTGATCATACAGTGAGACCTTGAGGCGCACCAGCAACAGCTGCCTTGGGCTTGGCCTTCTCGACCACAATAGCTTGTGTTGTCAGAACCATTCCAGCAACTGAAGCCGAATTTTGGAGGGCACATCTTGTCACCTTTGCTGGATCGATCACCCCTGCGTCTACCAAATTCTCATACTTGTCGGTCATTGCGTTGTATCCCATCTCCCATTCACTTTCCTTTACCTTCTCAACAACCACCTCGCCCTCAATTCCAGCATTCTGAGCTATCAGGGATGCTGGTGCCACCAATGCCTGCAGCAACTCATGTTCAATGTTAGTGTAAGACTGTTATAATGAGTCAAACAGATACGACACAGTGAAAAACGATTGCAAACAATTTTACCTTTTGGATGATGTCGGCACCTAAACGTTCATCTGCATCATCAAGCTTGTCCTTGATGGCAGGAACCAATGTTGACAAATGAACAAAAGCAGCACCACCTCCAGGTACTATTCCTTCCTCAATGGCAGCAAACGTTGCGTTTTTAGCATCCTCGATACGAAGCTTACGATCCTCCAATTCAGTTTCGGTTGCAGCCCCTACCTTTATCACAGCAATTCCACCAGACAACTTTGCAATACGCTCGGCAAGTTTTTCGGAGTCATAGACAGAATCTGTCTCGGCCAACTCCTTTTTTATCTGAGCAATTCTCGATTGTATCTCATCCTTTGACGCAGCATCTGCAATAATGGTGGTCGAGTCCTTGGTGATTGTGATCTTCCTGGCTGTACCAAGCTGCTCCACAGATGTGTTCTCAACGAGCAATCCCAAGTCACTGGCTTGGTACTCGGCTCCTATTACAGATTGCAAAATTGATGAAAGATCAGTAACGTATGttagatgaaaataaaaaagaacaaaaagtaACTACTAATCATGTACCTGTCATGATAGCAATATCTTGAAGCATGGCTTTTCTTCTCTCACCAAAACTAGGTGCCTTAATTGCGGCAACGTTGATGATACCACGCAGCTTGTTCACAACAAGAGTAGCCAGAGCCTCTCCACTAACATCCTCCGCAATAATTAGTAAAGGAGCTCTCAGTTGAGTGGTCTTTTCCAACAAGGGAATTATGTCTTTGATAGAAGTTATCTTTTGGTCAGTGACCAACACTCTAGCACTCTCGAACTCAACTAATAGTTTCTCAGAGTTCGTAACAAACTGAGGAGAGATGTATCCTCTATCAATCTGCAAAACACATGAAATAAACAGTCATAAATCAAAGCATATATTAGATAGCTAAAACAagattaaaattgaaataaatacAGTTATACAAACCTCCATTCCTTCTTCAACATCAATGGTTGTCTCAAACGAGGATGATGATTCAATAGACAACACACCATCTGGTCCAACCTTATCAATAGCATCGGCAATCATGGTTCCAATGACATCATCATTCCCAGCAGAAATTGACGCAATAGCTTTAAAAATGCACAAATTGTCCCATCAGAAGCAGGATGATGTAAACTGACTCTATCTTTACCATTCATCAAAAGTTGTTATGACGAAAGAAACTCTAAATTACCTTTGATGTCATCACGACCTTTAACAGGTCTGGCTCTCTTCTCAAGCTCCTCAACCAGAGCTAGCACGGTCTTGTCGATACCTTTCTTAACTGAAACCGGATTAGCACCAGAGGTTACACTCAAAAGACCAAGTTTGATGATTTCCCGTGCAAGGACTGATGCGGTTGTTGTACCATCGCCAGCCGAGTCATTGGTCTTGCTCGCAACCTGTGCAGCGTAAATCAGCCCCCAAATTTCACCAGAAAAAGATACTCAACCAACTAGTAATTTAAAGTAAATCggattattaataaaaaacattaagcTCAAACCTCTCTAATAAGAGCAGCACCAGCATTTTCCATGGCATCGGGTAGCTCAATGGCTCTTGCAATTGTAACCCCGTCATTAACAACCTTTGGGGTACCGTATTCATCCAAGACCACGTTCCTTCCTAAATGACATAAGAACCACAATTGCAACCAAATGAGATCAAATCTTACTCATTTCTGATGAATTTACTAACAAAATGATAGGCAATAACCACTGAGACATTGTTGCCAtactagaaaaacaaaaaaggtcAAGTGCATCAAAAAGTATTCAACTTTGTTCCAAAATCTAATGTATGCATCCAACTCTCACTTAttccaattatatatataactatagctatatataatatggataatgataaatcaacctacttggtgtgcctaaagatgtgcctaattgtaagataataacatgtggaaaaatcagggggcaagattaggaaagagaattagtggaatccacaaGTCAAATTCCTAaggttttaggcatatctttagacaCACCAATTATGTCAAATCGATATAATAGTACTTTTGTGGAATTGTCATCTATGTAAGTTTCAATGAAGAGCCCAATACATGTTTTGTCACATGAACAAAAATACTACTAGCATACACATACAATAGCAGTATTATAATAAAGTCGAAAACACAAGGTAGAATTGTGTTAATTTGGATACCCTACAATAAACTTTGTACTAAATTTGCATACATTTTTTAAACGCTTGGCCCAAAATACACAAATTTAAGCAGAAATCAGAcacaaataataacaataacaaattgTAGATTTATAATTACTAGTGGTAGTTTATGTAGTACCTCTAGGGCCGAGGGTAAGACCAACAGCATCAGCAAGTTTATCAATACCGGCCTGCATCGCTGACCTTGAGCTCTGGTCAAACGCTATCTCTTTAGCAGAGGCTCGAACCGCCAGCCCCCGACGGTTTGACTGCTGAACCGGTCGACCGGTTCGCAATTGATTAACACCGTAATTAGCATTCCTCACTCCCCCCTGAACATAATTATCCAAACACTAATCAACttaaaatacacacacacacacatatatatgtgtatatatttaaaaaaaaaaaaaaaactaaaaggattgaaatttaatttcatttaaattttaCCTGTTTAGGAGAGTATATGATGGAAGGGGTGGAAATTGCATTAGCAGAAGAGGAAGCCATTTCTTTGGTTTTGGTGTGTCAAATGAATTTCGTGTTTGTTTGTctgtttgtttatttgtttggttatgaaataaaataaaatgaaaaatgtgagtgagtgagtgagtgagtgagtgagtgaggGGGAGATTGAGTTATTCATAGGGTTTTAAGTAAAATGGAGTGTACTAGACATTCCAGAACATTCTCCATGGAATTGGAATGGAAGTCTGTAGATTGGGCTATATTATATTTGGCCTATACAAAACTCTAGTTTGCTTTTTGCACTTCGCTCCCACTAGCTTTATTTTGTTACATGATACACCCATTTATATTCTCTTTCATTATTGAGATGAgatgatattttttttccaacatTCGGTCGGTATGCAACATCAGGGAAATatcaccgtataatggtaaaGCCTTGCATGTACCCTAGACAacaagatgttgaccatggctcgttacaagtattcgggaaaaaaaacctcaagacttgtcatccctaaggatcgaactcaagaacTTGGATAAAACTTGAGATGCCTCTCACTAGTTGGACTAGTCATTATTGGCGATGAGATAATATTAATTGCAAAACCGAATAAAAAGTTAGAATCTGAACGTCGTATTAATCAATGgattttggttttgaatttttAGATAACAGATATTCCGGTTATGTTTTTCAATTTGTATAACCATTGATCCAAAACTATCAAACTAGACGGAATCAAAGATATAACTACTAcctaatttgtttatatttatatcttttttgtaTCATTATTTGTTAAACAAGTTAAAACAACATATACTACATTTTATATTGATGCTGAAAAGATACATGTAGAAGCTCATATGAATAACAAATTTGACATCCCTCACACATGTcgtatatgttttttgtttttctatatctatattatccaTTTTACAACGCATTTTCAGTTACATATCAAGAAACATTTAAGATGGCATTGGCATTGAGTCACACGAAAAAAATTGAGTTACTAAATACATGTAATTAAAAGCATATTTTAACCTGTGATAGATATACcaactttttcaacttttacataattgatatgtttttatacaattattatatctttttacATATGATAACTTGATTAtggtcccgcgtaatacgcgagagaatatatttttatattcatatatatatatatatatatatatatcaaaaatacaattttcttaagtaataattaacgaattaataaaaattcaatttcattttattaatatttgtttttctaaccttattaatttcacaaaaatttattgtgttgttcattaagtcttactgattcAACGCCAAAAGTTATTACTTATTCATGTtatcacaaatatctcgatgtcattcggattttcatgtcatctcataaaaaatattacacatgacacattctttagatggtgcctaggcatacaaccttctaaaccggGTTGCAAGAATGCCACTATTAAACCAATGATCATTCCataatcttgtcttattttcactcccaactattatctaataacatcttaaggagGTTAGCAATCGAATGTGTCTCACAGactgaggaacatatatttgcccaaatattattatcattttttttacataggAACACaaactcagaaccatgaatcactTGGATAATTTTAAACCTCACGACATCAAAGTTTTgtaccacatgtcatatccatttgtacatataatgctaaattaagagcaTCCAGACCACTAAAGCGTAAACCACTCACTTTTTTACCTGTCTTCCAGTCGATCCATTGCATTTCATTTTCCTAGTTCAGcccccctcctcccttaccccttccacaaaaaaaaaagagatgaaaTTGTGATCTTTAACAATcgaataaagaaaaataatatatcataaatactttgaattttaacttttatagatttaattttattttattaaatttaagttattattactttcttctttaagtttgTAGACGTTAATAATTAACGTATTTAAAGATATAgttatgtaaattaatttttttatattttacatcattttttatctttaaaatttatttttaatgt harbors:
- the LOC122603040 gene encoding ruBisCO large subunit-binding protein subunit alpha, encoding MASSSANAISTPSIIYSPKQGGVRNANYGVNQLRTGRPVQQSNRRGLAVRASAKEIAFDQSSRSAMQAGIDKLADAVGLTLGPRGRNVVLDEYGTPKVVNDGVTIARAIELPDAMENAGAALIREVASKTNDSAGDGTTTASVLAREIIKLGLLSVTSGANPVSVKKGIDKTVLALVEELEKRARPVKGRDDIKAIASISAGNDDVIGTMIADAIDKVGPDGVLSIESSSSFETTIDVEEGMEIDRGYISPQFVTNSEKLLVEFESARVLVTDQKITSIKDIIPLLEKTTQLRAPLLIIAEDVSGEALATLVVNKLRGIINVAAIKAPSFGERRKAMLQDIAIMTGAEYQASDLGLLVENTSVEQLGTARKITITKDSTTIIADAASKDEIQSRIAQIKKELAETDSVYDSEKLAERIAKLSGGIAVIKVGAATETELEDRKLRIEDAKNATFAAIEEGIVPGGGAAFVHLSTLVPAIKDKLDDADERLGADIIQKALVAPASLIAQNAGIEGEVVVEKVKESEWEMGYNAMTDKYENLVDAGVIDPAKVTRCALQNSASVAGMVLTTQAIVVEKAKPKAAVAGAPQGLTV